The Mycolicibacterium doricum genome includes a region encoding these proteins:
- a CDS encoding biotin/lipoyl-binding carrier protein — protein sequence MAEDVRAEIVASVLEVVVHEGDQVGEGDTVVLLESMKMEIPVLAEVAGTVTKVNVSEGDVIQAGHLIAVIS from the coding sequence ATGGCCGAGGATGTTCGCGCGGAGATCGTGGCCAGTGTGCTCGAGGTCGTGGTCCACGAAGGCGATCAGGTCGGCGAGGGCGACACCGTTGTGCTGCTCGAGTCCATGAAGATGGAGATCCCGGTGCTCGCCGAGGTGGCCGGCACGGTGACGAAGGTCAATGTGTCGGAGGGCGACGTCATCCAGGCCGGTCACCTCATCGCGGTGATCAGCTAG
- a CDS encoding diacylglycerol/lipid kinase family protein encodes MRAVLIVNPNATSTTAAGRDLLAHALESRTELTVVHTDHRGHAIEIAREAAADSVDVLIVHGGDGTVNEVVNGVLRERGGDVGAPAVGVVPGGSANVFARALGISPDPIEATNQLVDLLGEYRRTAVWRRIGLMDCEERWAVFTAGLGVDGDVVAAVEAQRAKGRKVSASRYIRVAVREVLASVHKEPTLTLHMPDVEPIAGVHFAFVSNSSPWTYANARPIWTNPGTTFEKGLGVFATTSMNAWANLRLARQMFARVPDPVARHLVRDDDVAWVRITSEVPVACQIDGDYIGPREAMTFTSVPDVLSVVAPAIESL; translated from the coding sequence GTGCGTGCCGTCCTGATCGTCAACCCGAACGCCACCTCGACCACCGCCGCCGGGCGCGACCTGCTCGCCCATGCCCTGGAAAGCCGCACGGAGCTGACCGTGGTCCACACCGACCACCGAGGTCACGCGATCGAGATCGCTCGAGAAGCTGCCGCCGACAGCGTCGATGTGCTGATCGTGCACGGCGGTGACGGCACCGTCAACGAGGTCGTCAACGGAGTCCTGCGCGAACGTGGCGGCGACGTCGGCGCACCGGCCGTCGGCGTCGTACCCGGCGGATCGGCCAATGTCTTCGCCCGCGCACTCGGCATCAGCCCCGACCCTATCGAGGCCACCAACCAGCTCGTCGACTTGCTCGGCGAGTACCGACGCACTGCGGTGTGGCGGCGCATCGGCCTGATGGACTGCGAGGAACGCTGGGCGGTGTTCACCGCGGGCCTGGGGGTCGACGGCGACGTGGTCGCCGCTGTGGAGGCGCAGCGGGCCAAAGGCCGGAAGGTCTCCGCGTCGCGCTACATCCGGGTCGCGGTGCGCGAGGTGCTCGCCAGCGTGCACAAGGAGCCGACACTGACGTTGCACATGCCCGACGTCGAGCCGATCGCCGGCGTGCACTTCGCATTCGTGTCGAACTCCAGCCCCTGGACCTACGCCAACGCCAGGCCGATCTGGACCAACCCGGGAACGACGTTCGAGAAGGGGTTGGGGGTGTTCGCCACCACGAGCATGAACGCGTGGGCGAATCTCCGCTTGGCCAGACAGATGTTCGCCCGCGTACCTGACCCGGTTGCGCGCCACCTCGTCCGCGACGACGACGTGGCGTGGGTCCGTATCACGTCCGAGGTGCCGGTGGCCTGCCAGATCGACGGGGATTACATCGGCCCGCGCGAAGCCATGACGTTCACCTCGGTGCCCGACGTCCTGAGCGTGGTTGCGCCGGCGATTGAATCCCTCTGA
- a CDS encoding sensor histidine kinase: protein MSTLGDLLADHTVLPGNAVDHLHAVVGEWQLLADLSFADYLMWVRRDDGVLVCVAQVRPNTAPTVLLADAVGTTTIPDAMPLVTATFESGIIGREGPAAQNNAPGLNVEAVPVRYREDVVAVLTHQTTLAARRTASPLEVAYLDCAGDLLIMLSEGTFPNVGDLAMSRSSPRVGDGFIRLDGAGDVVFASPNAISAYHRMGLNADLEGQNLVAVTRPLISDPFEAHELANHVRDSLAGGSSMRMEVDAGGAAVLLRTMPLVVHGAAVGAAVLIRDVTEVKRRDRALLSKDATIREIHHRVKNNLQTVAALLRLQARRTNNTEGREALMESVRRVSSIAQVHDALSMSVDEEVNLDEVVDRILPIMNDVASVGPPIRITREGDLGVLDADRATALIMVITELAQNAIEHAFDVNTTQGSVTIRAERSARWLDVVVHDDGRGLPAGFSLEKSDRLGLQIVRTLVSAELDGSLGMHDVPGGGTDVVLRVPVGRRGRAAQ, encoded by the coding sequence ATGTCCACCCTCGGTGATCTGCTCGCAGATCACACCGTGCTGCCCGGCAACGCCGTCGACCATCTGCATGCCGTGGTCGGGGAGTGGCAGCTGCTGGCCGATCTGTCCTTCGCCGACTACCTGATGTGGGTGCGCCGCGACGACGGCGTGCTGGTCTGCGTGGCCCAGGTGCGGCCCAACACCGCGCCCACCGTGCTGCTCGCCGACGCGGTGGGCACCACCACGATCCCCGACGCCATGCCGTTGGTCACGGCCACCTTCGAGTCCGGCATCATCGGCCGGGAAGGGCCGGCCGCGCAGAATAACGCGCCCGGGCTGAACGTCGAAGCGGTGCCGGTGCGGTACCGGGAGGACGTCGTCGCGGTGCTGACCCATCAGACCACGCTCGCGGCTCGTCGGACGGCGAGCCCGCTCGAGGTCGCCTACCTGGACTGCGCCGGCGATCTGCTGATCATGCTCTCCGAGGGCACCTTCCCCAATGTCGGTGACCTTGCCATGTCACGCTCCAGCCCGCGGGTGGGGGACGGTTTCATCCGGTTGGACGGCGCCGGCGACGTGGTGTTCGCCAGCCCCAACGCGATCTCGGCCTATCACCGGATGGGGCTGAACGCCGACCTAGAGGGCCAAAACCTGGTGGCGGTGACGCGTCCGCTCATCTCCGACCCGTTCGAGGCGCACGAACTGGCCAACCATGTCCGCGACTCGCTCGCGGGTGGATCCAGCATGCGCATGGAGGTGGATGCCGGCGGCGCGGCGGTGCTACTGCGCACCATGCCGCTGGTGGTGCACGGCGCGGCGGTGGGCGCGGCCGTGCTGATCCGCGACGTCACGGAGGTGAAGCGGCGCGACCGTGCGTTGCTGTCGAAGGATGCCACGATTCGTGAGATCCACCACCGGGTGAAGAACAACCTGCAGACGGTGGCGGCGTTGCTGCGGCTGCAGGCCCGCCGAACCAACAACACCGAGGGGCGCGAGGCCCTGATGGAGTCCGTCCGGCGGGTGTCGTCGATCGCCCAGGTGCACGACGCGCTGTCGATGTCGGTGGACGAGGAGGTCAACCTCGACGAGGTCGTCGACCGCATCCTGCCGATCATGAACGACGTCGCCAGCGTCGGCCCGCCGATCCGGATCACCCGTGAGGGCGATCTCGGCGTGCTCGACGCCGACCGCGCGACGGCGCTGATCATGGTGATCACCGAATTGGCGCAGAACGCCATCGAGCACGCGTTCGACGTCAACACCACTCAGGGCAGTGTCACGATTCGCGCCGAGCGCTCAGCGCGGTGGCTCGACGTGGTGGTGCACGACGACGGGCGCGGCCTGCCGGCCGGGTTCAGCCTGGAGAAGTCGGATCGGCTGGGATTGCAGATCGTGCGGACGCTGGTGTCGGCGGAGCTGGACGGATCGCTCGGGATGCATGACGTGCCCGGCGGGGGCACGGATGTGGTGTTGAGGGTCCCGGTCGGCCGCCGCGGCCGAGCCGCGCAGTAG
- the whiB1 gene encoding transcriptional regulator WhiB1 → MDWRHKAVCRDEDPELFFPVGNSGPALAQIADAKLVCNRCPVTTECLSWALESGQDAGVWGGMSEDERRALKRRNARTKARSGV, encoded by the coding sequence ATGGATTGGCGTCATAAGGCCGTCTGTCGCGACGAGGATCCGGAGCTGTTCTTCCCGGTGGGGAACAGCGGGCCGGCACTCGCGCAGATCGCCGACGCGAAGCTCGTATGCAACCGCTGCCCCGTCACCACCGAGTGCCTGAGCTGGGCTTTGGAGTCTGGTCAGGACGCCGGTGTGTGGGGTGGCATGAGCGAGGACGAGCGTCGTGCCCTAAAGCGTCGCAATGCCCGCACCAAGGCCCGCAGCGGAGTCTGA
- a CDS encoding 50S ribosomal protein bL37, producing MAKRGRKKRDRKNTKANHGKRPNAGSKSVR from the coding sequence ATGGCCAAGCGAGGCCGCAAGAAGCGCGACCGCAAGAACACGAAGGCGAACCACGGCAAGCGGCCCAACGCCGGTTCGAAGTCGGTCCGCTGA